Below is a window of Pseudodesulfovibrio sp. S3 DNA.
AAACCGGGCATTTCACCTTTGATCGCCGTAGCCAGCACCCCGGTTCCGATGGGCTTGGTCAAAACCAGCTCGTCGCCCGGCCGAACACCCCGGTTGGAGGCGAATCGATCCGGGTCAACCACGCCGGATACGGCCAGTCCATATTTGATCTCGGCATCGTCCACGCTATGGCCGCCGCTGGGCACTGCCCCGGCCTCCTCAACGGCGTCCTTGCCGCCGCGCAGGATTTCGGCCAGCGCCGACATGGGGAGTTTGCCCACAGGGAAACAGACGATGTTCATGGCCGACCAGGGTTCGCCGCCCATGGCATAGATATCGGACAGGGAATTGGCTGCGGCAATGCGTCCGAATCGATACGGATCGTTGACCACAGGAGTAAAGAAATCAACGGTTTGCACCAAAGCCTTGCCAGCGGGAAAAGACAAAATGGCAGCGTCCTCGTTGTCGCCGGGGCCCCCGGCAAGAACGCGGTCATCAGGTCGGACGCCCAGTCCGGAAAGTGCGGTCTCCAGGTCCCCTGGAGCGATCTTAGCGGCTCAACCGGCCGCTTTGACCATGCTGACGAGCTTGTACTTTTCCATGTATTCTCCTTGTGGGGATTCTTATCAGAGAGAGAAGGGAAGGGGAAGGTTGACGTTGCACTGGCTTTCGCTTTGGGCAGCGGGCCTGAAGAGATAAGGAAGGCCGCCCAGGGGGCGGCTTTTTGTTTGGGATGTGCGCCTTTGGCGCGAGAGGCATTGTTTGGCGCTTGCCGCCCCAAAGGCATTCCATGTCCTTCTTCGCGGGTGTGTGCGTGTTCCCCTTGCAGCAAGTCTGAAGAAGAGCCGTCGCTC
It encodes the following:
- the selD gene encoding selenide, water dikinase SelD, producing the protein MEKYKLVSMVKAAGUAAKIAPGDLETALSGLGVRPDDRVLAGGPGDNEDAAILSFPAGKALVQTVDFFTPVVNDPYRFGRIAAANSLSDIYAMGGEPWSAMNIVCFPVGKLPMSALAEILRGGKDAVEEAGAVPSGGHSVDDAEIKYGLAVSGVVDPDRFASNRGVRPGDELVLTKPIGTGVLATAIKGEMPGFEAMEDLLFEVCGRLNKTGGAVIRELGLTGATDITGFGLGGHLIELAEASKLCIELRMNDVPLLPGAMDMASMGMLPAGSICNRNYYKPKTLAAQGLDPIRFDLMFDAQTSGGLLLAVKPAQLDRALAMLEAAGETAVPVGRARTVGAGEPPLSIL